One Desulfatiglans anilini DSM 4660 DNA segment encodes these proteins:
- a CDS encoding pilus assembly FimT family protein — translation MKKSIIRLLRTVSAFPTGSGAEAGQGSLIRAHTAGGFTIVEMIAVLVILGVLASVAVARMMTDDGAEVRRAAETLKMHLRQAQFRAMYSDTSWGVHSNGGSYWLFEGPNTSNRVMFLGEGSDTVTLPSGVSCGSFTVSFDDWGVPYNGASPQSGNELSSAKTIQIACCSKTISITITPNTGFIE, via the coding sequence ATGAAGAAATCCATCATTCGTCTGCTGCGGACAGTCTCGGCTTTCCCGACTGGATCAGGCGCTGAAGCAGGGCAGGGATCTCTGATCCGCGCGCATACGGCGGGCGGGTTTACCATCGTGGAGATGATAGCGGTGCTGGTCATCCTGGGGGTGCTGGCATCGGTCGCGGTGGCCCGCATGATGACGGATGACGGAGCGGAAGTCCGCAGGGCGGCCGAAACACTCAAGATGCACCTGCGGCAGGCCCAGTTCCGGGCCATGTATTCTGACACGAGCTGGGGTGTCCATTCGAACGGCGGCAGCTACTGGCTATTCGAGGGTCCCAACACCTCCAATCGAGTCATGTTCCTCGGGGAGGGTTCCGATACGGTTACGCTTCCCTCCGGAGTGAGCTGCGGTTCGTTTACGGTCTCCTTCGACGACTGGGGCGTCCCTTACAACGGGGCGAGCCCCCAGAGCGGAAACGAACTGTCTTCAGCCAAGACGATCCAGATTGCCTGCTGCTCCAAGACCATATCCATCACGATCACCCCCAACACCGGATTCATCGAATGA
- a CDS encoding type II secretion system protein: MKSGVRSSGFTLVEVIATLVIMALGGVAVFTFLHGAVTRSSEPVAMAQDLASAMDTMEEITALYHDYRKGDLSWQAFKTDLGDYPVTTADKEDAMGNPGFEIVMVTVNTGCQSLSTFFSE; this comes from the coding sequence ATGAAAAGCGGAGTCCGTTCGTCCGGCTTCACCCTGGTGGAAGTGATTGCGACCCTGGTCATCATGGCCCTGGGAGGGGTCGCGGTGTTCACTTTTCTCCACGGCGCCGTTACCCGCAGCTCCGAGCCCGTCGCAATGGCTCAGGACCTTGCCTCCGCGATGGACACGATGGAGGAGATCACCGCCCTGTATCATGATTACAGGAAGGGAGACCTATCGTGGCAGGCTTTTAAAACGGATCTGGGCGATTACCCTGTGACCACAGCGGATAAGGAAGATGCCATGGGAAATCCGGGTTTCGAAATTGTAATGGTGACGGTGAATACGGGCTGCCAATCCTTGTCCACCTTCTTTTCGGAATGA
- a CDS encoding type II secretion system protein — protein MVKRDRERHPDKKGGFTLVEVIAVLLIVGILVGTGGWAVVQGVQGFLMARDSAVLTQKAQLALTRLTNEFRICYDCFGNAGGISLPFTFNTSRGGRTLDLSGGRLTIDGDDLIDEVSAFALAYDDLGRIRIQLSLTHQQGGVSIPFETWVFPRNIYN, from the coding sequence ATGGTGAAACGAGACCGTGAACGACATCCGGACAAGAAGGGCGGCTTCACCTTGGTGGAAGTGATCGCGGTTCTTCTGATTGTGGGCATCCTCGTCGGTACCGGGGGCTGGGCCGTGGTCCAGGGTGTGCAGGGTTTCCTGATGGCGCGCGACAGCGCGGTTTTGACGCAAAAGGCGCAGTTGGCCCTGACGAGACTTACCAACGAGTTTCGAATTTGTTACGACTGCTTTGGGAATGCCGGCGGCATCTCCTTGCCTTTCACCTTCAATACCAGCCGGGGTGGGCGGACGCTCGATCTTTCGGGTGGCCGCCTCACGATCGATGGGGATGACCTGATTGACGAAGTCAGCGCCTTCGCCTTGGCCTATGACGACTTGGGGCGGATTCGCATCCAACTGAGTTTGACCCACCAGCAAGGGGGTGTTTCGATCCCCTTTGAGACGTGGGTCTTCCCGCGCAATATCTACAATTGA